The following DNA comes from Odocoileus virginianus isolate 20LAN1187 ecotype Illinois chromosome 26, Ovbor_1.2, whole genome shotgun sequence.
ttctccaacaccatagttcaaaagcatcaatttttcggtgctcagctttcttcacagtccaatctcacatccatacatggccactggaaaaaccatagccttgaccagacggacctttgttggcaaagtaatgtctctgctttttaatatgctatctaggttggccataactttccttccaaggagtaagcatcttttaatttcatggctgcagtcaccatctgcagtgattttggagccccccaaaataaagtctgacactgtttccactgtctccccatctatttcccatgaggtgatgggatgggatgccatgatactagttttctgaatgttgagctttaagccaactttttcactctcctctttcactttcatcaagatgctttttagttcctcttcactttctgccacaagagagaaggggaaagaaggcaACTTACATATGTTGACTACTTTCTCAGCAGCAAGTATTAAGCTGCTTATCTTACCTCAGACAATCTTCTGCAAACCCTGTGAGATAggcattatcctcattttacccttaaggaaagtgaggctcagtgATGGTACCAGTTGCAAGACTTCCCTTCAACACGTCCTTTCCTGCCACCAGTGCTGTAGCTATGGACATCTTAGATCCTGGTTTAACTCACAGAAACCCTGGCTCAGAGAACTTTGGCATTTACTGTCTTTGAGGAGACACCCCATTGATGACACTGTGAGAAGAAGCAGTGTATTATCTAAAGCTTTTGTTCAAAGAAGCAAATCTTTCCCAAGATTTCATAAAGTCCCAGTATTAGAATTATCTTCTTATTCTCCTCCCCATTTGTGTCCAGAAGCCTTATTTCTTTCTCTAACAGATGGTCCTGGTTTCCAGTTTTCTAGACTGCACAGAACAACTTTCTGCTTTTTAGACTTACCTAAATCCTTCCTATCATATAAGGAGAGGCTAGTTCCCAATCAATGGCCATAAAACATTTCAAGTAAAATGTTATGAGTGCTGTCAGAGATGGCTCAGGTCATTAGctagaaaaacaaagtaaacacTGGATCTTTCATCTGCACAAAAAGAGCAACCTCTTGTGTAGATCactgattaaaatataaagaaacaagagaagcaacAGATTTTAAATccttaaccttaaaaaaaaaaaaaaaacaccagtatGGGTTGACCTCAGTGAGGGGGCATCTCCCTTAGGTAAGACCCTGTACAGTCATTTGCACACAGCTACTAAATAACAGAGCCAGGCTTTGACCCCACAACTGTCTCATTCCAAATCACATTAGTTTACCAGCCTGCATTGCTAGACTGGTAACATAGCGTCATCATAGAAATAGGCCCTGGGTCTGGCCCACCTGGCATGAATCCTGACTACCCTGCTGCCTAGCTGTGCATCTCTGGTGAAGTAATTTAATCTCAGTGAAGCTCAgtatcttcatctttaaaatgaagacgTTAGCATCTACTTCCCAGGGTTGTTGTGAAGTTTAGAAGGAACTAGCACATAGTGAGTACTCACTACACGGGGCTTATTAGACACTTTTTAAAGCAATCTAGAGCTAGGGTTCTGGGGCAGCCATTTTATATTCTAATGATTATGGAGTCCACACTAAATTAAAGTCACCATCGCTTTTTTTACATGAGCTGTGAAGGGGACCAGAGTGTCCTTTTCTTTTGTCCATTCGAATGCTACTCTTTGTTGAAAGCCCAATTTACTCAGAGGCCTTCCAAAACTGACCCAaaattcctctctccttccttcacttCCTAGTCCCACTTACAACCCCAGCCCCACTCACAGCCCTAGCCCTGAGATCTTCAAGAAGACAGCCTGCGTCTATATCCTTATTACCCATACCATTCACAGGGCACTTTTAAGTATCAGCAGTCTCCAACTTCAACTAAGAACAGCTAGTGTCTCTTAGTATGCAGTCTCCTAGCAACAAGTTAAAACAGAACAAATACCCTTTCCACCATAACATCTTCATTAGATTCATGGTGACATAGTACAACAGGACAGTTAGTGCCATCTTATATGTGTGTTATGAGGTAAGCAAGCTTTTGTATGCAGGTCTGAAAATAAAACctataaaattatttctcctGGGATTCTTAAGTTAGAAACCGTTGCTTATAAAATTACTCTGAAAGCCAACACGTGTATTTATACTTAAGAATACTTAAGCAATACAGTGAAAAGACTCTTTGCATAACATCACTCTTTCTCCTCCTAGGAGCTAATGCTCTTGGTCAGGCCTCTGACTCTTCTTCCATCTTACTTGAAGCTGCTAGCGGAGGAAATCCAGACTCTGTGGCTCTCTTGCTAGAGTATGGAGCTGACGCCAACGTCCCCAAGAATTCAGGTCACCTGCCCATTCATGTAGCAGCTGACAGAGGCCACTTGTTGTAAGTTCAACCACACTATTGCAAACAGAAATAGTAATAGCTATGGGATTGGGGGGTGGTTTCTGGGAATTTTATATTCTTCATCTCTGATCCTCCAACTTCAACACCCCCTTTTAAATTAAGAAACTCTGGACCAGCTAGGAACTGGTAAATTCAGATATCCTCTGTAGCCTCTGACGAGACATAAAACTATCTTATTATCAGGTCATTTGGCAATGCAGGGAGCCTTGGGTTTCACTGACTGGGATAATTCTGAGTTTTTTATTTAGACCTGTAACTTTACCTGGTATCTGAGATTTTGCATGCAGGaactatgcctttttttttttctttttttggttggggGGGTCTAAATATTACCTGATACTAATACCACCCAGTGCTAGTATAAAGCAATTACAAACAGGTCAATGCTGCTtcttaacaaaaaaaattttaatgcactTTGAAATTCTTTCTCAGAGCTCTGAAGATTTTGGTTCCAGTTACTGATTTTGCTGCCATCAAGAGGAGTGGCATCAGTCCAGTTCACTGTGCAGCAGCAGGAGCACACCCCAAATGCCTGGAATTTCTCATCCAGGCGGGATTTGATGTGAATTTCATGCTCGATCAGAGAATCCGCAAACACTACGATGACCACAGGAAGTCGGCTCTGTATTTTGCTGTATCAAATGGTGACCTCTCTTCAGTTAAGCTGCTTCTGAGTGCTGGGGCTATGCCTAATCAAGACCCAGTTAACTGCCTCCAGATAGCCCTCAGGATGGGCAACTATGAGTTGGTAAGTCTGCTGCTACGGCACGGGGCCAACGTTAATTACTTCTGCAGAGTCAACCCTTTACATTTCCCATCGGCGCTGCAATATACACTGAAAGACGAGGTCATGCTGAGGATGCTGCTGAATTACGGGTATGACACGGAGCGATGCTTCGATTGTCCTCACGGAGACAAAGGTCATCCTTTCTCTGCCTTTGAAGGCTGGACATCTACAGTCATCAAAGATACCATGGTGAGTACACACCACAGCAGCAGTCACCCTGTGTCGTCACTATTGGTGGCCCCGAACTACAGCAAGATAAAATTCCACTCTTCCCAGAAGCTCTGGTTGGAAAGattttaatatgataaatatatgaGAAACCTGATgacagaaagatgaaaaaagtaCAGAAACAGTTTAGAGGAAAAAGTGATTTAACTCTACTCAGGGCATTTCACAAATGAAGCAACATCTGCACAAGGTTATCTCAAGTGCTACCTCTTCAGAGAGGCCCTTCCCTACCCATCTTATTTAAGGTAGTTCTGCTTCCTAAGCATTGTCTTTAATGCTTTTATAAACTTTTACCAGTTTCtgaaattctttaatattttactgATTACCTCTCTTCCCTACAAATACATGAATATAAGCTTTTGTTCACCACTTTCATCAGCTTATAGATCTATGCTCAGAGTAGATGTACTATAAATACTTGAATTCATATTGTTAAAatctgaatatataaataaaatgaaaaaaaaactttggactcaattctgaaaagtaaaaagcaaatattttaatattgtatgTTATTTTTAGGTTATAATTAATGAACAACTTGGTTAATTTAGGTAATATGTCATCTTGTATGGCTTCCTGACTTTTCATATAGTATTCTTTGCATTCTTACATGGGCATCTTATCTTGTCTAAGGACATGTAAATCACTTAAAGGTAGAAACTATCTTATGCTTCAAGTATCAGGGTGGGACTATGTTATGAATGATAGAAAACCCCCAATAAAGGTGGCTCTAATAAGATGGTTTATTCCCCTTTCATAAAATAAAGGCAAATGCAAATAGCATTCTAACTGGACAGTTCCATGACTCACAGGAGAAACTCACACCCACACTGCAGTGAGCAGGATGGCTGGCAGGGAGAAGTGCACACTTTGCTCTTCTCTAACAGCATTCTGGGAGTTGCTCACACTTCCACTGACATCCCACTGGCTAGGACATAGTCAGGTGGCCACATCTAGATGCAGGTGAAGCTGGAAAGGTAATCTTTATTCCAGACAGCAGTGCGGGCAAACAAAGGGGATAATAAATATTATCTAACAGTCTCTTTTAAATCCTCATTGTATCTTACAAAGTTCAGGAGAGTTAGTAGTAAATATTTTTCCCAATGATCccgtggaagaggaaatggcaacccaatccagtattcttgcctagagaatcccacgaacagagaagcctggggggctatagtgtgtagggttacaaagagctggacacaactgaaatgacagcatgcatgtatgcattttCCCAATGTTAAGAGTCAAGAGATATTTTCTTGTTCAACACCTTTGTTTGTAAATGAAGAACCTGAAACCTTTGGTTCCCGACTTTAGAGTTTAGTGTTCTTTTGATGACTATGTTAAACACAGATatgtaaatttttcatttactttcatgGTTCTGATTTTCTTCCTCAGTTCTGTGAAGTAATAACTTTGTCATGGCTGCAGCATCTCTCTGGGAAAGTTGTTCGAGTGATGCTTGATTATGTTGACCAAGTTAGGATCTGTTCAAAGTTGAAAGCTGTGCTCCAAAAACAGGGGCTCTGGTCAGAAATCCATTTTATCTTGAGTAAGTATCTTTCTTGAACATTCTTACCAAAAAATACTAATTGAACTCTTGTTTTGCAGAACATTGTTCTCTTCAGTTAAAAGCTTGACctaaagaaaccaagaaaaagaCTATTCCTACCTAAAAAAATGTTACTGTATATACTTAATGTGTACTTATTAACCATTTCCCAATAGATGAAATCTGttacataattatttattataaaggCAGATAATAATTTTCTCTTGATCCTGTGGAACATCTTAGACACAGGAATTAAAAACtatgaaatggggcttccctgatggtccagtggttaagaatcagcttattgcaggggacatgagttcaatccctggtcagggaacaaagatcccacatgccaataTGCCACACTACTGTGCTACAACAAAATGAAGATCCTGATAGTCGCAAAAAAGACTCAatgcaagcaaataaataaataaatatttgaaaaaaacaacaactatgaAATGGCACTAAAAACAGAGATGAGACAATGCTAAGATCTAAGACTCTGAAGGATAGTAAATGACCCTTCAAACAAAATTGTTTCACAGCAGCACCTAAGTCAAACTAAGAATTTCTTTTATCTAATTTCCCCACAGAATCTTTAGTTTTTAGCCTGACCCCGAGGGGCAGGACAGGGGGTTAATACATGTAGATGTAGGAGCTTTAGGTCTCACAGGCAAGACCTACAATTGATGCCAGTCTTTGGACTCTAACATGACATGGTCTGAAACCATAGCTACAAGATTTGCAATGAGAGTGAAAAGCTACTTCCCAATTTagtcacaacaaaggaaaatcttGGTGgcttaagtataaaatacatttgCTAAGATCATGGAAAAATCAATCAATTCTTACTCCTTTTGGATAACGTGCCTGTTTTGCATTTTAGCAAACCCTCGCTCTCTTAAACATTTGTGCCGCCTCAAGATCCGGAAGTGTATGGGACGTTTACGTTTGCGCTGCCCCGTCTTCATGTCATTTCTTCCATTACCCAACCGTCTAAAGGCGTATGTCCTTTACAAAGAGTATGACCTTTATGAACAAGGAATTTTCACAGGAACCTGGTAATCAAACTATTCTGGATGAAAAGGTACAAATCTGCAGAtgtctttcttaaaatttgaCTTGTATTTCTCACTTTACCTGGCAACTAAAATCTCAATGCAGTCTAGGTTCTTCAGAGAGTCACTCTGAACACAGTCTCTCAATAGATGGCTAGCCTTATGAAAGgcagttttataaaaataaaacccaaagtaAAAATTTCAGTTAACTGAGATTATCAGTTCTAATGCTAAATTGATCTTACATTAAATGtatgaattcatatttttatatgcccaaaataataaatgctaccTCTGATAATGCAAGATAATTCTTAATAGTAATACTTTTTAtagagaaatacatatataaaacgcCTTAGTTACGACAATTAAAAAAGTGCTGACCCAAGTACATGGTCCTAGAAATTAGCTGTTCCTATACAGAAGTCCCAAGAATAGCTTAGTGTTTGTTTATGTGTAGAGTGCAGTCCTGAGGTAATTCAGCTGAAAGAGAACCTTCAATTGCAGTTTCATCATTAACGGGATACATGTGTTCCTTCTTTCCACAAAACCCTGGTGAACGGTTATCATTTATTGGTTCATGTGatcactggaataaaaactgttttcaaaGGGATGATGGTTTATGATTTCTACACTGAGTCCAGTCCAGTAGACAGACAGGAGTGGCTCACCGATAGAAGCAGTTATAGATATTAGTTTACAATTTTGTTTCTATATATTCTATGTTGCATTTAAATACAGGTTTCTGGATGTGGAAGTGAGATAGGAAACTGAGAAGACATTCATTCAGCCACACCTGTGTACCATTATATGGCACATCAACACAGAGAACAGAGGGGCAGGATTATGGCCGCAGGCCTAGTCAGTTATAGCTTGATGTTTATGTGTTCAGTCttagcatacatttttttttttggcataataTAGTCCTtcttaaggaaactgaagctataTGATTTCTTTCTGATGTAGGGATTCATGGCTATATAGACTATTTCAGTAAGTACAgacttaaaattacttttataatacaGTTTTCACATAGAAACTTTGCAAAACTAGCTGGCatgaatagtttttattttttttaatcaaagtgtgATGTCTGTTTATAAATGAGTGCTAGATTATATGTATgttcatatacaaatatatttaggATATACATGCACCtagataaattatataattctaaAGTTAATTTCATCTGCTCCCTGGACCTCCTACAAATGTATACATGtcataaaattcaaaacaaaacagaaactgccAGTAGAACAGAACTTGGTAAATGTTATAGGGAACCacagagaggacagaggatgaatATTCATTAGTATTACAACTACAGGCCCAACCCACGTAAGCTGATGTACACAAAAACCTGGTCCTTTAAACTACAGGAATTCCTTTGAATAGGACCAAGCAGAGCAAGTATACACTGTAACGTGTCTAGGGTAATTACTGAAAAGTCCCTgaatttttctaaaaggaaaaaagtcactAGATATGAATTAGTACTATTTCCCCATGAGTGACATCTTTTCACCCACTTTAGTTGTTATGGGATTGCAATAGAGATAGATGTGTAATAGTATcataaaagattaagaaaaagtcCATTTGTTTTATAAgcatcatttgaaattatttggaaCAATAAAATTTAGAGTATATACCAGATATTTCATAcaaaaaagactataaaaaatCATGGACtttattatacattaaaaatctCCTAACAGCATATTTCCTGAAGCCTTATCAGGAATACTTATTTTGacataatgaaaaaataagttcTCCACTCCACATGTATACCACCATTACATAAAGTCTGGTTCTTCAAATTTAATTCTAAAGAGAAATGTAGCGTAATTTTTAATTGCATATACATGATTAATAGTATCAGTGAAATAAGAATTAACCAATTCACTTACATTACAAAATCACGAAATATACAAAGCGGTTTTGCACATTAGTTATAACTTACTCCCTGGTTCTCATATTAACCTAAGTAAATTACATATGAGTACAGCCACAAGAGATTAGTTAAAAAGTATAATATAGTTCCAGTTtcaatttttatgtattattaattactatggaagaaaaaaaaatctcatgaaagAAGAGTAAGCCAAACTtgctaaaaataaagtcaaagacTTGCTTGCTACAATCAGTGTGTTTGAATATTTAAAGTACAGTTTGAATGCTTGGAGACTGTTATCCAAgtcaatgttaatattttaattttattaatttgggtGACAGATTTTGCAAAACATAGGCTCTCAGTCTGTCAGCATGTATAAGAGGATTCAACCCAAATACTTGCAATTCCAATATATAACTCAAAATGAGTGCCTTTACTCAAAAAGATGCCTTTACCACACATGATGACATGTGACATAGAATGGTATGAACACCCTAATATCCTTTTCTCAAGCATAAAAGTAACATAAATTTACCACCTCTATACTGTGGAATCTGAGAATTCTTTTGAAATTAAACACAAGGTAATCATTATAGTCATGGCAAAAACTAGACTGGGGACTATGTTCAAGGTAACAGTTTCAGTTCCTTGTTAGCAAGTTTTCTCAATTTTACAAGGGGGAAGGAATAATTATTTTGCTATCTATTGACTTTATTACCATAGTTATAAAAGTACTGTTGACACAGGGAGCATGAGTGCCTAGCAGAATTAGGTAgacttaattctttctttttttttaaaaaaattcctttccttttaaagaatCAGTTTTGTTAATGTCTAAAAACCATTAAATGCAAGTTTGAATCTGAGAAAGATATCCCAAAATCTAATGCCGTTACCACCAGAGCATCCAAAACCTTGAAGAGATTTCAAAGGGGAACAAAGATCAGCTTGAATGTTATGCAAAAATCCATGGGGAGCCTTCTTTAAACAAAACACAGAATTTATTAAAGTTGATGGTTAAGTATCTGCTGTAATGGAATAGTTCACATGGTTCTACAGTAACGAAACAGAAGTTGAATCATCTAACATTGTTAAGCCCACACATGACTTCTGTTTGGCATTGGAATGCACTCTGGTCTGAGCTACGGGCACCAGTGTGTTATTGTGGAAATTCCTAACAAGATATGACTTAAGAAAAGCCACAAATTTGTCCAGCATCCCTAAGTCTCAGTACCGTTACCTTTCATCTACATTTTGACCGAGCGCGCTCACCAAGGGCAGCGCTTTGCTACCATGCAAAGCACCAGCCTGGCTAACACTGTCTCCTAATGCTGACCACCTTCCTTGCATGGTGGCTGACAAGTTACACCTGAACTAAGTGAGGTGGCAGCCTTATAGTATAAACAAAAGACTTACTGAGACAGAAAGCTTACTAATCCTTAAAAAGGTCTTAAAAGCAGGATGTGCCATGGCTAACCAAATGCTGATCACAGAAGAAATTTCAATTTCTACAGAAAGGAATGATGCACAAACTACTGTGAAAGCATTCCCTTTAGCAAGGACAAAATAAACTCTTTTCAAAAAGTATTCCataaatttctacttttttacTATATGTTTTGGTAACATAAGGCttcaaaataatgattattaaGTAATCATTATTCCCATTTGGTACATGGCTAAAAAAACACCACAATCCTATATATAATTACCTATTCCATTCCTACAGAAAACAGTGTATATACATTGTGAAACAGCTGAGAACTATATGCCATTTCTAAATCAGAACTAAGAAGAAAAAACTATATGTCAAATaacaaaaggttttttttccttgtaaaattAGTAGCTAatctcttgaaaattttaaatatatgactatgtaaaatattttattcaatatatttaacGTGGCTATATGTATTTTTACATGTGAAACACAGGAACATAATTTCTATCAGCAATGTTAAAaatccaagtttaaaaaaaaaaaatcaagttctgTCATAGAATTAGGCAGTAGAGAAGTGTCATTTTAACCTTGGCACCAGGTTAAAATCCTTCCTGG
Coding sequences within:
- the ASB14 gene encoding ankyrin repeat and SOCS box protein 14, coding for MDNYTSDEDIDDDFDTQLIIQQSLQDSHKPGTAEQSPEDESFLSAYYKKIVETIETGKEDVLSQLTKYHSAFDEADEIGWLPLHKAAVQLNKNILEITLNASKLSVWEQTTHNGETPLFLAVSSSLLENVSFLLLNGCNPNTKNVEGNSPLLTAVLQDSYDMASLLISHGANVNLLCANKRTALHEAAKLGRQDIVALLLASGAHPDPQSSYGFTPLALAAQSGHTEIMQLLLQKGANALGQASDSSSILLEAASGGNPDSVALLLEYGADANVPKNSGHLPIHVAADRGHLLALKILVPVTDFAAIKRSGISPVHCAAAGAHPKCLEFLIQAGFDVNFMLDQRIRKHYDDHRKSALYFAVSNGDLSSVKLLLSAGAMPNQDPVNCLQIALRMGNYELVSLLLRHGANVNYFCRVNPLHFPSALQYTLKDEVMLRMLLNYGYDTERCFDCPHGDKGHPFSAFEGWTSTVIKDTMFCEVITLSWLQHLSGKVVRVMLDYVDQVRICSKLKAVLQKQGLWSEIHFILTNPRSLKHLCRLKIRKCMGRLRLRCPVFMSFLPLPNRLKAYVLYKEYDLYEQGIFTGTW